A window of Desulfonispora thiosulfatigenes DSM 11270 contains these coding sequences:
- the coaE gene encoding dephospho-CoA kinase (Dephospho-CoA kinase (CoaE) performs the final step in coenzyme A biosynthesis.) encodes MKIIGLTGGIASGKSTVSNYLKELGAFIVDVDNIAREIVEPGKPAWLEIKNEFGQDFIRNDQNIDRKKLGKLIFSSNLAREKLNNITHPEIILKTQELIEELKHQKLYPLIVIDAPLLIEVGMTELVEEVWLVVVEYQEQIKRLMIRDNISLEEAIKKVHTQMKTKEKMKYASLIINNNNCIQNTLNQVKEIWDKIV; translated from the coding sequence TTGAAGATAATAGGTTTAACTGGCGGAATTGCTAGCGGAAAAAGTACAGTATCTAATTATTTAAAAGAGTTAGGTGCATTTATAGTTGATGTCGATAATATTGCTAGAGAAATAGTAGAGCCAGGAAAACCAGCATGGTTAGAAATAAAAAATGAATTTGGTCAAGATTTTATTAGAAATGATCAGAATATAGACCGAAAAAAATTAGGAAAGTTAATTTTTTCATCTAATCTAGCTAGAGAAAAGTTAAATAACATAACTCATCCAGAAATCATCTTAAAAACACAAGAATTGATTGAAGAATTAAAACACCAAAAATTATATCCACTAATTGTTATAGACGCACCTTTATTAATAGAAGTGGGAATGACAGAACTTGTAGAAGAAGTGTGGCTTGTTGTGGTAGAATATCAAGAACAAATTAAAAGATTAATGATTAGGGATAACATTTCTTTAGAAGAAGCCATAAAAAAAGTACATACTCAAATGAAAACAAAAGAAAAAATGAAATATGCAAGTTTAATAATAAACAACAACAATTGTATTCAGAATACACTTAACCAAGTTAAAGAAATTTGGGATAAAATAGTTTAA